gttgttgttgctgttcttTAAGGTGTTGTTTTATTAACAGTGGTAAACCATTGAAGTCACTGTAGGTTagcttacattacattatgtatGGACTGAACCACAGTTTTAAACAAGTACTGACGTTTTACAGTCTGATAATGCTACTGGACTAAAGTTACAATAGGCCATTGCATAGAAGAACTATAACTTAGTATCTGACATCACGTGTAACACAAGTACCACATtccaagcatttagtgtgaaattgaaacTTTATAGTAGATTATCAGTTGACTTCTTGTAAACTATATACAAGGCTGTGAATTATTGGTCACATTTATTTACATCAAACACAATGTAAGTTTTCAtactttaatataaaaataggTAGTATGATAAAGTGTCTCTAAACATTTATccattattcaattttatttaattttgggCTGAGTAACTGATCATATGTAACTGCATAATGTGATGttagttgtgtttttgtcatcTGTAACAAAGCCCATTCCTCTCTCAGCTGAACAATCCGTATTGAAATATAGTCTGGCAACATTTTGTTAATAAATATTGTTGGTTGAATTTCTCACTCAGTAATTCACTAAAACCAGTCATTTTATAAAGTGTCGGCACATCTGCTCAAGCAATTGCGAAAGCCCCCCCCTACAAGATGTCCAGAAGCTGAAACCACCAACACTCGGATTCAATTACTATTGAGTATTGGTCAGTATATTCATCAGAGGCGACATTCACTTTATAATCTGACATCATGAAAGAGCCAGTGTCGTCAGAAGTTTGCCGGCCGCACCATCATGGTTGTCGTGGTTGCCATCAGATTTGGACCCTTCCAATAGTACCACTTGATGCCGTTGTAGCGAACCACACTGGACGAGCTGGGGTAATAGATGCCGTTCAGGTTGGATGGGCCGCAAGCCTCGAACCACCAACCTGGAAAGGGAATGGGTCGGAGAGttcagggaaaaaaagagaggcagaattaattcaatttaaacCTCATGAAATGTAACACCCAAATGTACAGCTGTAAGTCAGCAGTAACTTTATATTGGGCCAGAGGGAAAATGAAATGCACTTGGGACTTTATAAGGGGGTGGGCAGAAATGTTTAACAAGATGTGTTATGAGTCGAGGGAAGTTGCGGACCTCCAGATGCGAGCTGGGCACACTTGCAGGTGCAGCTGTCGTTGTCTCTGTCCTTGGTGCTGAACTGGGTGCCAGTGTGGGTGAGGCTGCTGGTCCGTCCAGCAGTGCCACTGAAGCCCTCGGCATGGAGGCTggattttgagaaaaaaatgtgtaaaagagcaaagaatTTCAATAAAAATCCACTTTTTATTATTGAACTCTGCGTGGGGCAACTTTGCTTGTTGGCAGCTCTGCATGGCAGTGAGTGATTACCGCCCGGTTTGAACTCATtttttcctgaaagaatttaatGTTATGTCGGTAAAGTGAATGCGGGGCAATCATGTTAACAAACCGGCTGATCTGTGTACCTTAACACTGCAGGATACCAGAGTAATGAGAGAAGCAGCTTGTCTAACTTGGTGTCCCCAACTTTCTTTGGTTGGAGCTGCTGTGTCGGAGACAGCTTGCAGTACACTTTAATTTGTCACTCTTTTGTCTGACTTGTGTAGTATAGATGCGGTAGAAGTAGGGCAAGACACGATGTTCTTCTCTACTACAGCTCTACCTTCTCATTTAGAGTCTTTGTACAGCTGTGCCTTGTGCAGTAATATGTTTAAAAGAAACTACTACCTGTAGACCACTGTAGAAGATCATAGCCTTAGGTTTCCATTGTTACCAAACatcaatacaaaaactgacctAAAGAACTCATTATTTTTTCCTTCATGCTGTGCTTTGTGAAAGAACCCAAACATTATGAAAGAAATCTCGGCCCGAGTTAAATTGAGTCGCTCCTCGATTTCATACAGCGACCCCAGCAATAGTTTGGGTGcatgtgcgagtgtgtgtgcatgtgtgtgcgtgtgtcagtACTGGTCTGAAGAGAGTGGACCAAGAGGTCAGCCTTGCTGTCTGGCCTCCTCTCAGCCCTGTCATTCTGTCTCGTTAGTACCGGACTTGCCCCTGAGCTACGTGACCCATCCTCCGTAGCCCAGGGCACGCTGTCTGTGAGGACTAAATGAAGAACCCTCCTCTCCAGTATCGAAGTTCACAGGGCAGGGTAACACATCATGAGCGGCAGCAGGAGGGGAGTTTGAAATGACAGTGCTTGGGATGGGAATATTGATGGAATAGCAGAGAGGCTGGAATAATTCATGAGGGGGATATTTTTGTGAGACAACTTAACTTTTCTCGGCGATGTggtgaaaattaaaaactatCAAATTAGACAGGATGGCAACCGCAGGCTACAGGATATCCCATTGGAAAGAGTAGACTGTGCCAGCTCTTCTTATTGTGCAGAACCTTAGCATTAGCTATGACTTCCAGATGTATTAGTTCAGCTATTCCACCAATACCACAGACCACATGCTAATCCTTTTCAAGGTGACTGTCTTTTCATATTGTTATTGTATCCTTTTAATGACAAATATACTGTAACATTAAAAGGAATGTCGACCATCGGTTTTTCTCTAAGAATGGCTGTTCTTGGCTACCTCAAAGAGGAAAGGGATCTGTCATGCTGATGATTAATGCACCATCTTGAATAATGGTACTGAGTTTTAGGGTGAAGACCTGCATGTTGCTCACACTGGATGCAGCTGGGGAGGAGAATTGCTTCGGCTGACTAGTTGCATAGCACCACAGCTCCGGCTTGGGAGGTTTAATATAATCCCACAGACGAAACAAGCATCTCGAGCATTCTAGTAAAGCTGGTACATATTGAACTAGTTACACAGAGCATGATCTCAGAGGTAGCAAGCTCCATAGGTGATTGTATGCAGTCAGGTGCTTCACCTCACACAGGGTTGCCTAAAGCGAAATTGTGAAACGTTCAGTTTCATCGCGCTAATTATGTGGAACAAATACGGGCAAATGCAATTTGCCGCAGTATTAGGGACCTTGGAAAGCATACACCCACATGTGATTATGATTCTTCATCTGTCAGAGCATCAATCCCCATAAACTTTCCCAAAACAAGGGCAAATTCCTATGAATTTATATGAAATATAAGCTGAACTATTTTAGTTACTATTTTTGGCTTCAGCACACCCACACGTAATCTTGTTAGTGATTGCAGGCTCGCCGAGGAGCTCGGTATGAGTTGTTAGGTCCTGGCAGGGGCAGGTATTGCTGAGCCTTCCTGTTCTACTCTAGTGGAAGTGGCTCCCCTGGGGATTTTCAGGGGCAGCGGTAGCCACGCTGGGAGAAGAAAAATGGACGCAGGTGAAAGTGTCTGCGTGCCCTCCACTAAGCTCAACGACATTCTTAAAAATAGTCCAGGTAGTTCCTTAACTTCTGTGTTCAGGGATAAGAAAGCTTGGCAGTTTGACCGGTTGATTACGGTTTGTATGAATAATTAAATTAACAGACCAACGAGTAGGAAACGGAGTCTCGGTTCACCTGTCTGGGAGGCTTTGACACATTTTCCACACTCCGTGACCGCGGACAGCTCCAGACTCGTTGATGTTTTGTGCGTTTTCGACACAAAGTAACACCTTTACTGAAACCGCTCCACCTGCAGGTTGTCAGCTGTGGGTCTGCCTGGTGTACTcttaatactaatactaatactcTATCTATATAGTGTCATGTGTCATGTAGCtctccacaagcagaaaaaagagGAGCTTAAAACGCAACTTGCTCATTCAAAGTTAGGACTAACTAGCTAAATAAAGCTATAAGCAGTTAAGGAAATTTTGCATAGCCTATTACAATACTATACTACATACTACTACTATATTCAAAAAGAATTGTTAAaattttttaattatggttCATTTATCGTTTATCGaggtaaaatgtgcaattaatcgtGGTTTGGATTTTAggtcatattgtgcagccctagtgtaaAAGGAGTGTTTTAGTTTAGCATTTTGTCATATGTTGTGctatgtaataataatactataacTATGATTTGCTAATTGGATGATTTAGTAAATAAAATAGTCAATTTGGACCTGAGCACTAAATCATCAGAAGCCTGCATGTTCAGTTATGAATTTAAAtgctatttaacccttgtgttgtcttcccgtcaaatctgaaaatgaacacttttgttgatgctttctaTCGATGTTTCTAAGTTTTTCTTacctttttctcccttttttcaaaattgtgaccagttttttcaacgtttgtcaatttttgacgttttcaaaactatataacactaacttattaactttagctttacagttatttttggaatttatggtcaataaacctcatttataggaaactatacccaatgtttgagttagaaaagcagaaaattaggaattattaagactaaaattaaataaaagtatgttgacggataatcacagactggaatttgtcaactttactcaatactatttcaaaccacttaaatattttttttccaatcatgttattttgggtaattacaattgagtagttaaaaagaaaatgaataggaaaagggtcaatttgacccaaggacaacatgagcgtTAATGCTGGTACCTGTAGTTGTTGTCCTCTCCGTCTGTGTAGAAGCGATCGTAATGTGAGAAAGCTTCgttcccctctctgtcttttaGCTGCACATGCAGGCTGTATTCCTGGGAGCTGGTCAGCTTGTGGATGATCTCATTCCGAGCCAGTGTTCCCAGACGGCTCTCCAAAGCCCTGgattagacacaaacacagagaaacaatGGAACATGAAAATATTCTGGGGTATTTACCAGTGACCTGCCAAGTGTTTTTTGgagttaatataaaaaaaaatgaacctcAATTTAAAAATCACATTAATCATGTTGATGGCCTACGACAGTCCGCTGCGTCTATGAAGTGAAATACTCCACTCCCAAAGCAAGGAGCAAGTCAGTTGAGactttaatttactttaatATCCTACCAGTGCTCCTCTGTGCTTGCAACACAGAGTAAAGTAAAACTTGGCTTTGTGGACAGATCTAGTGTTTGTTTGAACTAGGGAGCTGCACATGAACTTGAGTTTTCTATCACTTTTTGGCAATCGAAAACAACACTGAGCGCTCACCGATGCAGAATAAACTCTGCAACAACATAGGAAATATTTTTTTGAggagtgaaacaaaaaaatgcttaAGAACAGGGCACTCTAAACGGTGTATTTACTTAAAAAATGATGAGAGTTCTGTGTTATAGCTGGACCCAATTGTCCCCCAAATAAGACAAGGATCAATGCTGCAATAAGTGGAAACCTCATAGGACCCATCATTAAATAGGCTACTTGTTAGTGCAATGATTAGAAAAATGAAAGTTAAATGTTAGTATTCATATGTGGGTATAGCATAAATACTTCTCAGTGGCACTGTTGTGGTCATGTTGCGGAGCACTTTCTCACcttataaaagaaaatataattcCAATGGTTTATATATCCTGCTTTTATGTAATCAGTATGGGTGTTGAATGAAGTTCAACCACAAGGtgaccctttttatttttattttttgttgctttgaccTGTCATTGAAAGAGTTTAagtgtattgtattgtgttgcTAAAATGGCCTGCTGAGTTTAATTTggcaataaagttaaaaaagaaagaaaatataattCCTTGTATCACTTTAGTACAGTTAGTACAGCCATTAGTACAGTTGCACAGCAGTGGTTATTGATCGATCGAGATTTTTGTTAGACAGCACTCTCCACACCGTCGGTAACGCATCAACTCAGGGAATATCTTTTTTTAGAATGATGTTGATTCTTCCAGTAGATTATGAGATAAGCTGTTCTGGCAGCTTTCCTTTAATTCATCAACCATTCGTACATTATACGGAGGTGGGATTTAAAGAAACGAGTGTGTAAAAGAGCAGCGTCAAGGAAATAACTCTGCACCAGTCCAGGAGTCAATCTTAAACGATATTAACAGACCACAGTAATACGAATATGATTCACCGCAGCGTTAAATGTAAACAGATACAGTGAGCCACATGGGCGTGCTGGCTTTGAAATAAACGGCTCCGCTCTATGGGAATGGATTTTGCCAACCCAGGAAAAttataacaacaataatgttCTATTCAAAGAGGCTGCGTAAGAAGGGGAGTAATGTGGCTGCTGCTAATGAGACTCACAGAGGTTTGTGTCGAGGTTGTTGCTCAGAATGTGTGTTGGGGTTGGGGGTACCGCTCACATTTCTACCGGTATCGGCACCTGAAATTCTCTGATGGTATCCAAAGAGACGCTTTTGCAGTACTTTCTCTCTGTAATAGCAAATAATTAATTTCAGTTATAAAATAATTCAAACCTATTTGTCCCATTTACACAccccacaaaataaaaaaaaaactccccacCTCCCTCTCCCTTCCCAACCCATCTCCTACAACTTATtacatcaatattcttttttttttacactacactgtaacttttattcttgtatcttattgtattttcttttccattcttTCATGGTTGTTTTAAGTAGTCGTTAATTGCTCTTTAACGTTTAAGTGTAACGCGTTTTGAATAGGCCCGTTGCTAAAAtctgctatagaaataaagttgcttTGCGTTGACCTACAACCTCCAGCCTGTCAGTCTTACCAACAGGGCATAAATAACGCTGTTGTGCGTGTCTAAGAGGAGGTGTTGCGTTACCCGCATTTGGCTTGCCGTTTTATTATATTGCAGCTAAGGGTGTCTGCGTGGCGTTTTGAAAAGGGCAACAACACTTACGACCGCTACATCAGCCACACGGGACTCACTGTAACTAGAAGGCGGCGTAGTCTTTCTCGTCTGCACCACCGCTTACGTACCGAAATTCAGCAACAATTGATTTAGTAATGCTGCGAATAGGTTCTCTAGtacaggggttcccaaaactttcagcccacgaccccctgcaagtgacttgcgacccacCCACTACAaatgtatataaacattgcgcgcaaccgctcacgcactataggcgtatccaaacacgagcacattgacaacacaaaaaacaccacagacataacattattctacagtaatttactcattactttaatttgaacttaacct
The genomic region above belongs to Etheostoma spectabile isolate EspeVRDwgs_2016 unplaced genomic scaffold, UIUC_Espe_1.0 scaffold00018904, whole genome shotgun sequence and contains:
- the LOC116683222 gene encoding angiopoietin-2-like; this translates as ALESRLGTLARNEIIHKLTSSQEYSLHVQLKDREGNEAFSHYDRFYTDGEDNNYSLHAEGFSGTAGRTSSLTHTGTQFSTKDRDNDSCTCKCAQLASGGWWFEACGPSNLNGIYYPSSSSVVRYNGIKWYYWKGPNLMATTTTMMVRPANF